GTGGTGTCCGTGTTGTTTCAGTGTGTGGAGAACGTTTCCCGGCAGAACTGTCCTGTCTGTATGGAGGACATCCACACGTCTAGGATCGGAGCACACGTCCTGCCCTGTGGACACCTGCTGCACAAGTCAGagacgcgcacgcacacagagtCACTACTGCTGTTCACATAAACATATCTCTAACGgcttttattgtttgtttctaGGACTTGCTTTGAGGACATGTGTAAAAGAGGGTACGTGTTGGGGCTGTGTGTGGTAGACCAGATGTTTTATATACTCTTATACAAGTACAATACACTGAGGATGTCTTATACACTGACATACTGCACCCTccataattattggcacccctagTTAAAAGGTGTTAAAGGCCTTAAAATAAATTCAAAGTCAAATAAAACTTAAGAAAAAATCCTGACTAAGAAATAATTATTTCCCATAAAATGACCTGTTCCAAAATTATTGGCACCCCCTTGTGTTCGTACTTTGTACAACCTCCATTTGCCAACAATACAGCACTTAATCTTCTCCTATAATTCTTCACAAGATGAGACAATACAGAAAGAGGGATCTTGGAGCATTCCTCTTTGCACAACCTCTCTAAATTGTCCAGAGTCCTGTGAACATTGTTCCTATGCAGTCTACTCTTCAGCTCACCCCACAGGTTTTCTATTGGGTTGATGTCTAGGGACTGAGATGGCCATGAGAGGAGCTTGGTTTTGTGCCTTCTGACCCATTTTTGAGTAGATTTGGCCACATGGGTCATTTAAGGTCATTAAtttgctgaaagacccagtgaTGACCCATCTTGAGCTTTGGACAGAGTCCACCAGATTCTGATTCAAAATGTCCTGATTTTTCAAAGAGTTCATGATCCCATGTATCTTTACAAGGTTCCCAGGTCCTTTGGAGGAGAAACAGGCCCACAGCATCGCAGATCCTCCCCAATACCTAACAGTGGGTGTTTTTCTGCGTACTCATCCTTGGTGTTACGCTTGGTGTTAGGGGTGCTAATAATTATGGAGGGGGCTGTAAGTACAATACACTCAGGATGCTGTACATGCATAATGTGGACTGCAGTACTGCTGTTTGGCTGAACAACAACCACAGCGGTGAACAAAACGGGAACATGATAAATATAAAATTAAGATGATGAGAGGAGTGTGCATATGCAGGGAATTataacgtgagtgtgtgtgtgtctgtctcagtGTATGTCGATGCCCTCTGTGCATGCACTCTGTGGGAGACATGGAGGAATTCTGGGAGATGAGGGACATAGAAATTGCCCAGACACCAATGCCTCTTGAGTACCAGAACAGCACTGTCAAGGTATTGCACACccatcaatacacacacacacctgtacacagtcacacacagggAGACTGGTCCACCCATGCCTCTGGAGTACCAGAACACAGTGTcaagagatcacacacacaataatgacTTTCGGGCTCCTGTtgtgtgtggctgggtgtgtgtgtaggttctgTGTAATTACTGCCAgtttcactagtgtgtgtggctctgtgtgtgtaggtcctgTGTAATGACCGTCAGGTTCACTGGTGTGTGAGTAGGTTCTGTGTAATTACTGTCAGGTTcacttttgggtgtgtgtaggttctgTGTAATGACTGTCAGGTCCGCTCCGTCGTGCGTTTCCACGTTTTGGGGCTGAAGTGCACCAGCTGTGGCTCCTACAACACGGCACAGGAGGGAGGACTGATCCAACCCCCTgaccctacaccaccaccacctcagcaacaccaccaccacgagCCGCAGGACTCCAGAGAGCCTGAGGCAGACCCacagtgacctttgaccctgtcCCTGCCTGTTCTACCCCTGATGCTCTGCTGACTGAACTTGTCTGTGCCTTTCGTCTGACTACAGGCTGTTTTGTCACTTTGATGTAAAGGCAGCTTTGCTTCGCAATCGTGTCCTCCCGAGTTCATCGATATCTCACCTGTCTTCACCCATCCACGCCTTCAGAGCTCCAGACCTGAATGTCTGGTGTACTGTCAGAGCAGGGCTTTTtcctgcatcacacacacgttGTAAATCTGCAGAGAGAGAACTGTGCATGTGTACGGATTATCCCTTTCACAGGTGGTGATTAAACTTGCAGTTAAACCTGTTAATGGTGGGACAAGATTCTTTCTTTGTATTTGGTAGAGCAAAGAGGTTTCATTCGCTGAGGGAGGTGGTTGTATTTATAGCTGGAATTGAAGGCGTCTGGCCTTTGTGTGTTAATGCATTTTAACTGAGCTCATtataattaaacaaaatgaaCTGAAACTTCCAAAAACAGGAGGAGTTTTTCATGCTTTGAGGAGTTTTATTAAAGGGCGTAATTTTAATTACGTGAAattaaaaagtaaacaccatATGCCACTTGGTACACACAGTACTCACAGGCTCTCACAGGctttaaaaatattataaatTGTAAAAGCAACACGTCAAAAGCAGCAAAAGGACACCACTGGGTCTGATATCTGGGTTCAGGTCACTTCAGCGACTGCATCATACAGCTGGACCAACAGGAGCAGACAGGAAACTAATCACAGCAATCTACTAGAAGAGCAGAAATACTAATGAATGTGATGTGTGACTAAACTCTTAAAACGTTTGTGGTCACTGGTGAAGTAATGGTGAGCTACAGTTCCCAACATATTTGGGTAATTACATGTCTCCGCGACTCTCGTGTGGTATGGAAACATTGGTAGGGGCGCTTGTGAAAAGCAGTTCTGTGGTCTCCGCCTGGCTGGGGTTTGGTCCCTCAGCGGGTGGAGGAATGAGGGTAGGGGCTGTGTTGACAACGATGCCAGGCCCTGAGGACAGAGGTGGAGTTGCGTCAGCGCCAGAGAAATTGGAGTCTCCACCTTTGATGTGGAGATCATCCTGTATGCTTGGCTGGACCGTGGTCAGTAGAACGGACTCTAGGTTTCCAGGCTGCGTGGTCAGCAGAACGGACTCCAGGTTTCCAGGCTGCGTGGTCAGCAGAACGGACTCCAGGTTCCCAGGCTGCGTGGTCAGCAGAACGGACTCCAGGTTCCCAGGTTGCGTGGTCAGCAGAACGGACTCCAGGATCCCAGGTAGCGTCGTCTCCTCGGAGGACTGGGACTCTGAGGACGAATCGCTTTCGTCTGTGTGCATGTTATACCACATGACCTGAAGTGGGATATGCAGATAGAAAAAGGTTCAAATGTTTCAGTAACGCATCCACCCACCCAACAGTTGTCATGATTTATGTGCACAATACAGGGGAACAAGCGTCTTGACAGAAGTCAGAAAGAAGCAATAAACTACACAGTAAAACGTCCATCTTTAACAGCTATTGTGAACAACTTCACTCACTGGCTTGCACTCTGAAAATGTTGCCATGACCGCTAGGAACAGCACTGTTCTCATGTTGTACATCTCGCTTCTGAAAAACAGCTGCAAATGAAGTCATGCCATAAGAGTACACTACAGGTGTGATCTAAACACAAAAACTGGTAGAACCAAACTCCCCACAAATCTGAACCCAGAACATTCTACCATCTacattttctctcattttctaTAAGCTGCTCCATagtaccacagacacacacttaaaGATCTTCATTTGGCCCCCAGCATACACAAGTGAGGATATAATTTACCAGTATTTCTAGAAATCTCACATTGGCCTGAAACTTACATGACCAACTACtgcatatttttaaatatttcctGGAGTAGAAACAGGAGCCTGGAAGTTCAGATCTACACTTTGAATGTTCTTCAGAAAACTATTTATGTAAGAAAATATTACCTTGGATCTCCTCTGCTGCTCTTGGATTAAAAGATTTGTATCAGTGTgttaacacagcacaagacatTTCAGGCTTGTAAAAGTGACATCCCGAGTACTTATACAAGAACCATTTACCCAAGAGACACACGCCTGCTTCCACACTACAGACCCAAGAGACTGTTACACCCACACTCCGTACTTTCATCTCTGCCTCAATTCCTTTTGTCTAGTGTTAATCCTCAAGTGGATACAAATTAAAGGGCTACTGAATGACAGATGTTTAATCCGGTTGCCATATCCAGAATACAAAAGACAGCCAATAAACCCAGTTGTATTTTTATTCAACCAGCCCAACCCTCCCCCGGAAACCAAACAGCCCACATCCTGCAACAGATGTTCAGGGGTGAACATACTCCCCACATAAATAAGTTCACAAGTCGAAACATTGATATTTTCAACAGCTTTATTTGATCTGAAGATGCTGATCATTTTGGCGAAGGTTATTCCACGGCAGAGCCCGCATCCTGTAGGAGAGAAGAGTTGATTGGTCAGGCTGAAAGCTGGGCCAGTCATCcacatccccacaccacacacacacctctggagATGTTGAGTCTCTGGCAGGTTTTGCTGGTGTAGGCTCCTCCCTCTTCTCCAGATCCCTCATACTGGGTTCTCTCAGAACAGGCTGTagccccctacacacacacacacacacacacacacaccttctagAAAGCAGCTGAGAATACAGACTTTTACAAAAGTccaaaacatgagctttggatGTAGAACAATTTATTCAAGAGTTTAATTTGATTCAGATAACCCACCCACACTAGGTCTGATGGGTTGGAGCAGCAAAAGCACACCCACACCAAGAACTAGTGTGCTGGCCTAGCATAGTGGTGGGCTAGCAGCCTAGTGTCGTCATTGTTACCTTTGACCCTCTGCTTTTCTTCTCCGTATAATCCCCACAACAACTCCGATAGCGACCACGGCAACGCACAGTCCTGCTGCGGCGTATACAACCGGACCTTgcatggccccgcccacctggtCCTGACAGTGCTTGCCGCCATAGCCAGTTGTGCACTCGCACACAATCCCTCCATCCCGCTGCACACATGCCCCGTTCCCGTTACACAGCCGCTTGCCACACTCTTCCGGGTCCGTGCCTCCCAGTTTAACGTCGGCGGCGTCTGCGGGGACCGCCTCCAGAGGCGGGAGTGGAACAGAACTGGGAAGGACGTCAAGTTTGGTACCCAAACCCTTCACCACCACGGGATCCAGAGAGCCTGGACCCAGCGGAGAAGGGGATTTGGGGACATGAGATGTGTTATCAGGATCAGTGTTCTTCACTAGAATGGGGCGGTTGTAAGATTTTGGTCGAGCTGTACGTGGTGCTGCAGTAGAGAGGTGAACATTCATCTCCGTTTTACTAGATTTAATTCTCTCATCCGTTTTCACTTCATCTTGGACACCTGAAATCACAAGATCAGCACCATCTCAACAACTGCACAGGTGTTCACGTTTGGGCCTCAGGTGAACACCTGAAGATCAGGCAACGTGACTAGATTGAGAAAAGCCGCTCACAGATCTCGTCTGATCCGTCAGGGCAGTCTGGACGACCGTCACAGAAGCGCTTACGGGGTACACACCCGTCACCATGGAGACATGCCCTGGTGCCTGCCTGGCAGCTGGAGTCCAGCATGCAGCCCGTAACATTGACGACAACGTAACCATGGGCGCAGCGGCATGTGCGGCCACCTGGGAACGCCAAACATAGGTGACTGCAGCCGCCGTTCCTGTTGGAGCAGGAGTTGGTGCCTGGAAGCATGAGAGCAATGCGTATGGATAAAGAACATTTAAATCAAGACAGCACATGCATTACACTTTACTGAAGGAACATTTCTTTATATTGGGTATATTGCATCCGTGTTATGAGCAGCTGTATTAATAAGTGGATACCTTTCTGACTGGTCTTGCTGATGGCCTTCATATCAATAACTTCCGTTTCCACTCCAAACCAGAGTGTCGCCTTCTGGTGGTCATCACTGAACCAGCATTTAGTGGAATCTGGAGGAGCAATGCAGGGAGGTTTACACTGAAGCCTCAGAACCCTCACGTCGGGTTTGCTTCCAgatcccacccctcccccaccatgaTCAGTACTGAAGGTTGCCAGACCTTTACTAGTTACCCAGACGAGGACGCGGCCGGCCAGCGCAAACGCCACCACAGACTCCTCAGTTTTAATTTCTTTATATTTGGATCCATCAATCCCAACTGAGGCAATGACTCCAAGACCTAGGGACACATACAGTCAGTAATAGGTGTCTCGCTCTTTACAGCCCTTTGTTTGGTTTGTATTTGGTCTTCACTGTGGCGGGTGA
The genomic region above belongs to Brachyhypopomus gauderio isolate BG-103 chromosome 3, BGAUD_0.2, whole genome shotgun sequence and contains:
- the rchy1 gene encoding RING finger and CHY zinc finger domain-containing protein 1 — translated: MAATNIGCEHYVRSCLLKAPCCGKFYVCRLCHDAEEDHQMDRFRVKQIKCAVCNAVQESQRVCAVCGVAFGEYYCHICHLFDKDKQQYHCQPCGICRIGPKEKYFHCSKCNLCLASDLQGNHKCVENVSRQNCPVCMEDIHTSRIGAHVLPCGHLLHKTCFEDMCKRGVCRCPLCMHSVGDMEEFWEMRDIEIAQTPMPLEYQNSTVKVLCNDCQVRSVVRFHVLGLKCTSCGSYNTAQEGGLIQPPDPTPPPPQQHHHHEPQDSREPEADPQ
- the LOC143509916 gene encoding uncharacterized protein LOC143509916 → MYNMRTVLFLAVMATFSECKPVMWYNMHTDESDSSSESQSSEETTLPGILESVLLTTQPGNLESVLLTTQPGNLESVLLTTQPGNLESVLLTTQPGNLESVLLTTVQPSIQDDLHIKGGDSNFSGADATPPLSSGPGIVVNTAPTLIPPPAEGPNPSQAETTELLFTSAPTNVSIPHESRGDM